The region GCTTTTTGCTAAAAATAAAAAAGATTTACCAAAAGAAAATAGTAAAATAACTATAAAAAGGGCTCACATTGGGTACTATAGGGGGAAACCTCAAATCTTAATTCACAAAAGAGTTAAATAAAAAGGAGCTTTCACTCCTTTTTATTTATAATTTAATATATTGTAATTAACTTACAACTGGGAAGTTTTGTTCGTCAAGTGGAGCATCAAAATTACTCATACCTGAACTACCAGCACATCCTGCTACAAACAATGCAAGAACTAAACTTGCTAAAGCTATTTTTAGAGATTTCATAATATATCCTTTTCTTTTTTTATTATTTCTTCTTTAACTTCAAAGTTAATCTTTTAAACTTTTAAGTTAAAGAACACAAATTATTTATACTGAAAGTATACTAGTAATGCGTGTAGTATGTGTAAAGAGTGCGTTTAGAGTTTGTTTAGTCTTTAGTCATTTTCTTAACAATTTATTCTTATGTTTTTTTTAAGCTTTGTAGTTAAATATCTCGATAAAATAATATTCAAGGAGTGAAGTTAAAGGAGTAAAATATGAAAAAACATAGTATTTATTTATTAACTTTAAGCGTTTTTCTTACGGGATGTGCAAAGCATCATACACCAATACAGAAAAGCCATAGCTACACAAAAAAGTATAGTTATCTTTCAGAAAAAAAATATAATTATCTTTCAAAAGAAGAGATAAAAAAAATATGTAACATTACACATGAGAAGATAATGTCTGTAAATAAAATCTGCACAGATGAAGATAAAATACAAAAAATCACAAGTATTGCTCATAAACTTTTATCAACTCTTAATAATTATAATATAAAAGACTGGGAAATAATTGTATTAGAAAAAAAAGAAATTAATGCAGTATGTTTAGCTGATGGAAAGATATTTATAAATAGTGGTATTTTTAGAGCAGCTCAAAATGATGGACAAATTGCAGCAGTTTTAGCTCATGAAATTTCACATGTTCTATTAAATCATGGGGAACAGAAAATAAAAAGAAGTTCTATTTCAAATAAAATGCAAATAGCAGGAACTGTAATTGCAGGTATTTTTAATCCATTATTAATCATACCATTTATAACAGTTTCCGAAGGAGCCAAGTATTCTGTTTTATCACATTATTATCAAGAAGAAGAAAATGAAGCAGATGAAAATAGCTTAGTATTATTAAAAAATGCTGGATATGATTTAAATGAAACTGTTAAATTATGGAATAACATGAAAATGATAAATACTAAAAGAGCTAAAACTAATGCTTCTACTCATCTAAGTTATAATGAAAGAAT is a window of Arcobacter sp. LA11 DNA encoding:
- a CDS encoding M48 family metallopeptidase, which produces MKKHSIYLLTLSVFLTGCAKHHTPIQKSHSYTKKYSYLSEKKYNYLSKEEIKKICNITHEKIMSVNKICTDEDKIQKITSIAHKLLSTLNNYNIKDWEIIVLEKKEINAVCLADGKIFINSGIFRAAQNDGQIAAVLAHEISHVLLNHGEQKIKRSSISNKMQIAGTVIAGIFNPLLIIPFITVSEGAKYSVLSHYYQEEENEADENSLVLLKNAGYDLNETVKLWNNMKMINTKRAKTNASTHLSYNERIIQLKYMINQMKKKEKKDL